The Episyrphus balteatus chromosome 4, idEpiBalt1.1, whole genome shotgun sequence genome includes a window with the following:
- the LOC129919328 gene encoding uncharacterized protein LOC129919328, producing MIQNKDFNYSLHFITFQSNFIIVFDEIKCSIDNIDYIEKSYCYIDKTGEFMNADIQMKKEVQEMRFDFAIYVIKADKSVLTAFKADGVNYCTLKQDSIIVAPLFKVLFDSLEKSGKLPKGCPIPADYHYRYYNMSVNTDLLPANIRKLGFKTSLVYYNRKTRFLSISTMGKVNPTKIKNKGRKSS from the exons ATGATTCAGAACAAGGATTTCAATTATTCATTGCATTTCATTACATTTCAGAGTAATTTCATCatagtttttgatgaaataaaatgcagtaTCGACAATATTGACTacattgaaaaatcatattgttATATTGACAAAACTGGAGAATTCATGAATGCTgacattcaaatgaaaaaagaagttcaagaAATGCGTTTTGATTTTGCTATTTATGTTATAAAAGCTGATAAAAGTGTATTAACAGCATTCAAAGCTGATGGAGTTAATTATTGTACATTAAAACAAGATTCAATTATTGTTGCACCTCTTTTTAAAGTACTATTTGATTCGCTTGAAAAATCTGGAAAACTTCCAAAAGGTTGTCCGATTCCAGCA GACTATCATTACAGATACTATAATATGTCTGTTAATACTGATTTGTTACCAGCTAATATACGGAAATTGGGTTTTAAAACTTCTCTTGTTTATTATAATAGAAAAACACGATTCTTAAGCATATCGACTATGGGAAAAGTAAATCCTaccaaaataaagaataaaggCCGCAAAAGCTCTTAA